The Paenibacillus yonginensis genome segment GAAATATGCCTATCTTTCTAAACATGGTGTTTCTCCTTCACTCCAATATGTAAAGCGGCTATACCGCCTGTCAAAGGATATGCCTTGACATCCTTTAAGCCCGTCTCCTGAAAAATAGCCGCCAGCTCATGCCGACCGGGAAACTGGACCAACGAATCCGGCAGCCATTTGTATTGTTCATACCGTTTGGCGACCAGCTTGCCCAGAAAAGGAAGAATGTGTTTGAAATACAAATAATAAATGCCTTTGAAAGGCTGCCAGGTCGGCTTGGACAATTCCAGGCAGACCACCATGCCGCCAGGCTTCACCACCCGCTGCATTTCACTCAGAACACGACGCAAATCAGGCACATTCCGGAGTCCAAAGCCGATGGTCGCGTAATCAAAGGTATTGTCTTCGAAAGGCAGCTCCATCGCGTTCCCCTGCAACAGGGAGATCCGATCCTCCAGCCCCTTCTCTTTCACCTTTGCTTGTCCGACGGCCAGCATATTCGGGCTGAAATCCAGCCCGGTAATGGGGCCCCCGCTCTGCTCTGCCATGCTGATCGTCCAGTCGCAGGTGCCGCAGCATAAATCCACAGCCGTGCTTCCTGGCTGCATTTTCATTTTGGCCATAGTGAATTTGCGCCATGCTTTATGCCGGCGGAAACTTAAAATATCGTTCATCAAATCATATTTGGGAGCTATGCTCTCAAATACGGCATGCACAAACTGTTCTTTGTTTTGC includes the following:
- a CDS encoding demethylmenaquinone methyltransferase, which translates into the protein MAEKAQNKEQFVHAVFESIAPKYDLMNDILSFRRHKAWRKFTMAKMKMQPGSTAVDLCCGTCDWTISMAEQSGGPITGLDFSPNMLAVGQAKVKEKGLEDRISLLQGNAMELPFEDNTFDYATIGFGLRNVPDLRRVLSEMQRVVKPGGMVVCLELSKPTWQPFKGIYYLYFKHILPFLGKLVAKRYEQYKWLPDSLVQFPGRHELAAIFQETGLKDVKAYPLTGGIAALHIGVKEKHHV